One part of the Desulfobulbaceae bacterium genome encodes these proteins:
- a CDS encoding DUF615 domain-containing protein yields MEHYTSKSEKKRVAKGVEQLSNELILLSDPAISKLPCDDFIKVEIKAAKGLKAGSKKRQIKYITKCLRKIDPAPLMDFLEAHKGSKLKENQSFHEIERLRDDIITEAIEAMRQATHFNQKLDSSWKCEILTLAKERLPDLDIKAVTLAALKFARNRKPVFSREIFKILKSATEQQQYSEPEALDE; encoded by the coding sequence ATGGAACACTATACGAGCAAATCCGAAAAAAAAAGAGTGGCTAAAGGGGTTGAACAACTCAGCAATGAGTTGATTCTTCTTTCTGACCCAGCCATTAGTAAACTTCCCTGTGACGACTTCATTAAGGTTGAAATCAAGGCAGCGAAAGGCCTAAAAGCCGGCTCAAAAAAAAGGCAGATAAAATATATCACTAAATGTTTACGAAAAATTGATCCGGCCCCCTTAATGGATTTCCTCGAAGCCCATAAAGGATCAAAGCTTAAGGAAAACCAATCGTTTCATGAGATTGAGCGCCTTCGTGACGACATTATCACCGAGGCCATTGAAGCAATGCGACAAGCCACTCATTTTAATCAAAAACTCGACTCCTCATGGAAATGTGAAATTCTCACTCTTGCCAAGGAGCGCTTACCAGACCTTGACATCAAAGCAGTTACCTTGGCGGCCTTAAAATTTGCTCGCAATCGAAAGCCTGTCTTCAGCCGGGAAATATTCAAGATTCTTAAAAGCGCCACGGAACAACAACAATACTCTGAACCTGAAGCGCTTGATGAATAA
- a CDS encoding DegT/DnrJ/EryC1/StrS family aminotransferase, which produces MPGFEVFGEEERAEAMQVFDTGVLFRYEFAEQRQGVYKVKEFEAKFAAYCGSGYAQAVTSGTAALKVALMALGVGPGDEVITQGFTFVATWEAILDVGAIPVFTEIDDTLNMDPADLAKKITNKTKAIIPVHMMGAPARVDEIIKIANAHSLPVIEDTAQAPGASLFGKKLGSLGTCGTFSFDPVKTMTTGEGGMIITNDETLWRNMSEYHDHGHDHVPNPGGRGGDGRSFVGFNYRMMELQGAIGLAQLAKLDSIVEAQKANKQKMKALISKLPGVSFRNLLDEEGDSATFLAFMLPDENTAKAVNAVLGKNGAGAVYFAENNWHFYPKWEHLLAGKTLTRSGYPFSCSHSPSKRRVIYDEKALPKSAAIMGRTLVYQVPVKLSAERLVQIERALEAALKI; this is translated from the coding sequence ATGCCAGGTTTTGAGGTTTTTGGGGAAGAAGAAAGGGCGGAGGCCATGCAGGTTTTTGATACTGGAGTCCTGTTTCGTTATGAGTTCGCTGAACAGCGACAGGGAGTTTATAAAGTTAAAGAGTTTGAAGCCAAATTTGCAGCGTATTGTGGCTCCGGATATGCGCAGGCTGTAACGTCAGGCACGGCAGCCCTCAAGGTTGCTTTGATGGCTCTAGGAGTTGGCCCTGGTGATGAAGTTATCACCCAAGGGTTTACCTTCGTTGCGACCTGGGAGGCAATTCTCGATGTTGGTGCCATCCCGGTTTTTACTGAAATTGATGACACTCTCAACATGGATCCCGCCGATCTTGCAAAAAAGATTACCAACAAAACTAAGGCTATTATTCCTGTCCACATGATGGGTGCTCCAGCTCGAGTTGATGAAATAATTAAAATAGCCAATGCCCATTCTCTACCCGTGATTGAAGATACTGCGCAGGCACCTGGAGCCAGTCTGTTTGGGAAAAAGCTCGGTAGTCTTGGTACCTGCGGGACATTTTCTTTCGACCCTGTTAAGACAATGACCACCGGTGAAGGTGGAATGATAATTACCAATGACGAGACACTCTGGCGAAATATGAGTGAGTACCATGACCATGGACATGATCATGTTCCTAATCCCGGGGGCAGGGGTGGTGATGGCAGGAGTTTTGTCGGGTTTAACTATCGAATGATGGAATTGCAGGGTGCTATTGGTCTTGCACAGTTAGCGAAGCTTGATAGTATTGTTGAAGCACAAAAGGCAAATAAACAAAAGATGAAGGCGTTGATCTCGAAACTGCCAGGAGTCTCATTCCGTAATTTGCTCGATGAAGAGGGTGACTCTGCCACCTTTTTAGCGTTTATGTTGCCTGATGAAAACACTGCTAAAGCAGTCAATGCCGTGCTTGGTAAAAATGGTGCAGGTGCGGTATATTTTGCTGAAAATAACTGGCATTTTTATCCAAAGTGGGAACATCTGCTGGCAGGTAAAACGTTGACCAGGTCTGGATACCCATTTAGTTGCAGCCATTCACCCTCAAAACGTCGAGTAATTTATGACGAAAAGGCATTACCCAAGTCAGCTGCAATAATGGGAAGGACCCTTGTCTATCAAGTACCGGTAAAATTGTCAGCTGAGCGCTTGGTGCAAATTGAAAGGGCGCTAGAAGCAGCCTTGAAAATTTAA
- the rplQ gene encoding 50S ribosomal protein L17, which translates to MRHRKAGRRLGRTTSHRLAMVRNMVTSVIEHERIVTTTMKAKEIRKVVDKMITLAKRGDLHARRQALSFMQDNKVVAKLFDRLKDDYMDRNGGYTRIIQTGQRRGDAAPMAILELVNYKESEGAEVDA; encoded by the coding sequence ATGAGACACAGAAAGGCAGGAAGAAGACTAGGACGTACTACTTCGCATCGTTTAGCAATGGTGAGAAATATGGTTACCTCCGTTATTGAGCATGAAAGAATTGTAACAACCACTATGAAAGCTAAAGAAATCCGTAAGGTTGTTGATAAAATGATTACATTGGCCAAGCGCGGTGATTTGCACGCGCGTCGACAGGCTTTATCATTTATGCAGGACAACAAAGTTGTAGCGAAACTCTTTGATAGATTGAAAGATGACTATATGGATAGAAACGGCGGATATACTCGTATCATTCAGACTGGTCAGAGACGTGGCGATGCAGCACCGATGGCAATACTTGAGCTTGTAAACTATAAAGAGTCTGAAGGCGCTGAAGTAGATGCATAA
- a CDS encoding iron-containing alcohol dehydrogenase, which produces MSSTANFTVTQPTLIRFGCGAVNDLASLVKKFGGTKVLVVADPGLEKAGLLNRIVAPLKENGVGYELYTDVDPEPGLRLADNGAALAKKMGADCVIGAGGGSAMDVAKAISILITNGGKAEDYLGLGKIKKAGVPKIMVPTTSGTGAEVTFTAVFINEKTQSKGGMNGDPLYPEAAVLDPELTVSLPQHVTAFTGIDAFTHAIEAFVSSQAHPVSDMYAMEAMDLIAANLGKAYANGNNIDARSNMLLGSLLGGKALATAGVGLVHAMAYPLGGMFGIPHGLANAVLLPYVIEYNLIGAPEKYAAVAEIMGCETDGLSLKEAARTTVDALYELNMEVGIPSSLEALNIPADRIEEMAKIALTVTRPVENNPRKPSLADVVKVYNTAMKGW; this is translated from the coding sequence ATGAGCTCTACAGCAAATTTTACCGTAACTCAGCCTACACTTATTCGATTTGGGTGTGGGGCTGTTAATGATTTAGCCTCTCTGGTTAAGAAGTTTGGAGGCACAAAGGTACTTGTGGTCGCCGATCCCGGCCTTGAAAAGGCAGGCCTCCTTAATCGGATAGTTGCTCCATTAAAAGAAAATGGAGTTGGCTATGAGTTGTATACTGATGTTGACCCTGAACCAGGCCTTCGACTTGCCGATAATGGTGCTGCTCTGGCCAAAAAAATGGGCGCCGACTGCGTTATTGGTGCCGGCGGTGGATCTGCCATGGATGTCGCAAAGGCAATAAGCATCTTGATAACCAATGGTGGTAAGGCTGAGGACTATCTGGGGTTGGGGAAAATTAAAAAGGCTGGAGTACCTAAAATCATGGTGCCGACGACCTCTGGCACCGGTGCCGAGGTGACCTTCACAGCAGTATTCATAAACGAAAAGACTCAATCTAAAGGCGGAATGAACGGTGACCCATTGTACCCAGAGGCTGCAGTTCTTGACCCTGAACTTACGGTTTCTTTGCCTCAACATGTAACCGCATTTACTGGTATTGATGCCTTTACACACGCGATTGAGGCCTTTGTTTCGTCTCAGGCTCACCCTGTTTCTGACATGTACGCAATGGAAGCTATGGACCTTATCGCTGCAAACCTGGGGAAGGCCTATGCTAATGGTAATAATATTGATGCCCGTTCAAACATGCTTCTGGGCAGTTTGCTGGGAGGAAAAGCACTTGCCACTGCAGGTGTCGGTTTGGTGCATGCCATGGCCTATCCTTTAGGTGGGATGTTTGGAATCCCTCATGGGTTAGCCAACGCGGTGCTACTGCCGTACGTTATCGAATATAATTTGATAGGTGCACCTGAGAAATACGCAGCTGTTGCAGAAATAATGGGTTGCGAAACTGATGGGCTTTCTTTGAAAGAGGCTGCCCGTACCACCGTCGACGCCTTGTATGAGCTGAACATGGAGGTCGGTATTCCGTCAAGTTTAGAGGCGCTCAATATCCCGGCTGATCGGATAGAGGAGATGGCCAAAATTGCCTTAACCGTGACCCGTCCGGTCGAGAATAATCCCAGAAAACCCAGTTTGGCCGATGTTGTAAAAGTCTATAATACTGCGATGAAGGGTTGGTGA
- a CDS encoding class I SAM-dependent methyltransferase, translated as MITDPLNILVLDETGRNTSQVTLLNEQISRSGIELCLGQSEFGPQTYTLVYTAERVELRPPEASLGQPFAVDFGSGSVSYRLKNGSVKKEDIARAVGLKKGTPHIIDATCGFAQDSFILAALGCTISLCERSPITHALVSDALKRAASSPQLAPIIQRITLHLGDSLDLIPQLSASHPADVIYLDPMYPHRTKSALVKKQMRLLRQLVGKDADANQLHHRALEYAHSRVVCKRPITADFLSDMKPDFAIKGKKHRFDVYLCTSNR; from the coding sequence ATGATCACAGATCCGCTTAACATCCTCGTTCTCGATGAAACAGGCAGAAACACCAGCCAAGTAACCCTGCTAAACGAGCAAATATCGCGAAGCGGGATAGAGCTTTGTCTCGGCCAATCAGAATTCGGGCCACAGACCTACACTCTTGTCTATACCGCAGAGAGAGTTGAACTGCGCCCCCCAGAGGCCAGCCTTGGCCAGCCATTTGCTGTTGATTTTGGCTCCGGCTCTGTTTCCTACAGACTCAAAAATGGCAGTGTTAAAAAGGAGGACATCGCAAGGGCTGTAGGCCTGAAGAAAGGGACTCCACATATTATTGATGCCACCTGCGGCTTTGCCCAGGATAGCTTTATTCTAGCCGCACTAGGTTGTACCATCTCCTTGTGTGAACGCTCGCCTATTACCCATGCCTTAGTATCTGACGCCTTAAAAAGGGCTGCCAGTAGCCCGCAGCTTGCGCCCATTATTCAAAGAATCACTTTACATTTAGGCGACAGCCTGGATTTAATCCCTCAATTAAGCGCCAGCCATCCGGCAGATGTCATCTATCTTGACCCGATGTACCCTCATCGCACTAAGAGTGCTCTGGTTAAAAAGCAGATGCGCCTGTTGCGCCAGCTGGTAGGAAAAGACGCAGACGCCAATCAACTCCACCACCGTGCCCTGGAATATGCCCACAGCCGTGTTGTCTGCAAACGACCAATAACAGCTGATTTTTTAAGCGATATGAAACCTGATTTTGCCATCAAAGGCAAAAAGCATCGATTCGATGTCTATCTTTGCACATCGAACCGATAA
- a CDS encoding 50S ribosomal protein L11 methyltransferase: MLLSFKEYCSSDQQQLICIIRIYENGVLSEAIDSLRAISNCVYVAPTGGNQIVAASCADCDADLFLADLSRVVAGFPFDAGIEETRFGCIETSAPDKAVISKRFTVVPPGLLSDDACENTICLECSSIFGSGHHPSTRLTVKALEEIASEGVFPEQVLDIGCGSGILTFISSRLGAERVFGVDISQNSIDIAKKNMKNNQLEDKVRFLCGVLTDVTEVFDLIVANISPSVLFELIAGFPQRLSVNGKVVLSGLHRGQMAGIIEQMQQISCLCHHIYEEGSWRALTFQRTTSR, encoded by the coding sequence ATGCTATTATCATTTAAAGAATATTGCAGTTCCGATCAGCAGCAGCTTATCTGTATTATCCGTATTTATGAAAATGGTGTGCTCTCCGAGGCTATTGATTCGTTGAGAGCCATTAGCAATTGTGTTTATGTGGCTCCGACAGGTGGTAATCAAATAGTTGCGGCTTCGTGCGCGGATTGTGATGCGGATCTTTTTCTTGCGGATCTTTCCAGGGTTGTTGCAGGTTTTCCTTTTGATGCTGGTATCGAAGAGACCCGATTTGGCTGTATTGAGACATCGGCACCAGATAAAGCTGTCATTTCTAAACGGTTCACTGTTGTTCCGCCAGGGTTACTAAGTGATGACGCTTGTGAGAACACAATATGTTTAGAGTGCAGCAGTATTTTTGGCAGCGGACACCATCCCAGCACCAGACTTACGGTTAAAGCTCTAGAGGAAATAGCCAGTGAGGGGGTTTTCCCAGAGCAAGTATTGGATATCGGCTGCGGTTCTGGAATTCTCACCTTCATATCGAGTCGGCTTGGAGCTGAGCGGGTTTTTGGTGTGGATATTTCCCAGAACTCGATTGATATTGCTAAGAAAAACATGAAAAATAATCAGCTGGAAGATAAGGTTCGATTTCTCTGTGGAGTACTTACAGATGTTACCGAAGTCTTTGACCTCATCGTGGCCAATATCTCACCGTCAGTTTTATTTGAACTAATTGCTGGTTTCCCTCAACGACTTTCTGTGAATGGCAAGGTTGTTTTGTCGGGACTGCACAGAGGTCAGATGGCTGGCATTATTGAGCAGATGCAGCAGATCTCTTGCTTGTGTCATCATATTTATGAAGAGGGGTCATGGCGTGCCCTTACTTTTCAGCGCACAACCTCGCGGTAG
- a CDS encoding DNA-binding protein, with protein sequence MDYRSGMAGRIFTIRFDHGDDFLVELNRLAQEEKIRAGWFNLIGGVRNAEVVTGPKEPTIPPEPVWATIDGAREVVGIGSIFWDENNTPKIHLHTSLGHHGDTMTACVRKGTKTYLILEAYLIEITGVNATRPWYPEGQFNRLTFA encoded by the coding sequence ATGGATTATAGAAGTGGTATGGCCGGGCGGATCTTCACGATCCGCTTTGATCACGGTGATGACTTTTTAGTAGAGTTGAACCGATTAGCCCAAGAAGAGAAAATTCGAGCCGGATGGTTCAACCTGATTGGCGGGGTACGCAACGCCGAAGTCGTCACGGGCCCGAAAGAACCGACAATACCTCCAGAACCTGTCTGGGCAACCATTGATGGGGCCCGTGAAGTCGTGGGCATCGGCAGCATTTTCTGGGATGAAAACAATACACCCAAAATCCACCTTCACACCTCCCTTGGTCATCACGGCGACACCATGACCGCTTGTGTTCGTAAAGGCACAAAAACTTACCTTATTCTGGAAGCCTATCTCATTGAAATAACGGGCGTCAATGCCACTCGCCCCTGGTACCCGGAAGGCCAGTTTAACCGACTAACCTTCGCGTAG
- the kdsB gene encoding 3-deoxy-manno-octulosonate cytidylyltransferase: MHQTVSSKVVAIIPARYHSNRFEGKPLADILGKPMIQHVYERAVSVELLSRVAVATDDERIADCVRGFGGEVVMTRNDHVSGTDRLAEAAEKMGIGEQDVVVNIQGDQPLFSFEVVEQVAKPLLEDPALPMATLIYRIIRPEEITDSNHVKTVFDRHGKALYFSRSPIPFQRNPEEPIPPTYYKHLGFYAYRKGFLLTFVGLPEGEWERFEKLEQLRALEYGYKIQVVLTEHDSIEVDTPKDLERVVELIKQTT, translated from the coding sequence ATGCATCAGACAGTTAGTTCAAAAGTAGTTGCAATAATTCCGGCTCGTTATCACTCAAATCGTTTTGAAGGTAAACCCCTGGCTGATATTTTAGGGAAACCAATGATTCAGCATGTTTATGAACGTGCTGTTTCAGTTGAGTTGTTATCCCGAGTCGCAGTGGCAACCGACGATGAGAGGATTGCCGACTGCGTCAGGGGGTTTGGCGGAGAGGTGGTGATGACCAGAAATGATCATGTCTCCGGCACGGATAGGTTGGCTGAAGCGGCCGAAAAAATGGGAATTGGGGAGCAGGATGTTGTTGTTAACATCCAAGGAGATCAGCCGTTATTTTCTTTTGAGGTTGTGGAACAGGTTGCCAAGCCTCTGCTTGAGGATCCGGCTTTGCCAATGGCTACTCTGATTTATAGAATAATCCGACCTGAAGAAATTACTGACTCAAATCACGTTAAAACTGTTTTTGATCGGCATGGAAAGGCGTTGTACTTTTCTCGTTCACCTATTCCTTTTCAGCGAAATCCTGAAGAGCCTATTCCTCCAACGTATTACAAGCATCTTGGTTTTTATGCGTATCGAAAAGGCTTCTTGTTGACCTTTGTCGGGCTCCCAGAAGGTGAGTGGGAACGATTTGAAAAACTCGAACAGCTGCGAGCCCTTGAATATGGGTATAAAATTCAAGTTGTTTTAACTGAGCATGACTCCATTGAAGTTGATACCCCCAAGGACCTTGAACGAGTTGTTGAACTCATTAAGCAAACAACCTGA
- a CDS encoding YvcK family protein, which yields MSRFSYDQIKQNMAELQAADFSPFELLSRRRLVEKLIELSLQGVPAGPPATIAGLKNLASSLSKIDTEDINVVVLGGGTGLSTVVGGDSRSLSWIEDPFQGLKMAFPRTKAIVCTTDDGGSTGEMLKDFPMIGLGDIRHVMLSSIRPQLLAKKYGLDKSGALSVAAQLFTIFNYRFDSKSLTLEALLARKSMTFGQLPEIMGRELLGLVKAIWDNPIFEKALRRPNCLGNLIITSAIYSFHSDMQKVVGPEAIREGLRLVEEIIGAGRDSVLPCTTTPSLLKIRYSNGVVATGEDKSSSARRGFPVDHVYVDFSESAPVILPEVKQCIAEADLIVFAPGSLYTSIVPVMQVPGLSDAIRANKKAAKVLIANLWVQAGETDLAMEDPGRRFYVSDLIKAYHRNIGGGIEGLFKQVILLSLEDIPGNILQSYAVEGKTPIYLDRGKVWEMGFLPIEASIYSNDELVGHKVKHDPASVAQALQVLVVAQDICNDDVGENQGLPDLVQEKISFSISVPCHRYAQIVSSLSKIGIDESDPIVQILWKHWDIPTSHLSFFRGVQYIDKELWGRCQVWDHVYSFYDPADGFVKIRDDMRGSHRFELAFLVALGQSLLGDYVLKKTILPLENNGETLGKIYHLYLRPEPKRQAYFNDNSLTKYLTLARMRQAKGNPSYFTRVLNADEGFTPPGLLFGLTYAWYLDNRLAEHIEYKMAIARTEVSDLVPEQVRTKFRRNELTRFFRQTVFCQNLSTPA from the coding sequence ATGAGTCGTTTTTCTTACGATCAGATAAAGCAGAATATGGCAGAGTTGCAGGCTGCCGATTTTTCTCCATTTGAGCTTTTGTCGCGCAGACGTCTTGTCGAAAAACTCATTGAATTATCGTTGCAGGGTGTTCCTGCTGGCCCGCCTGCGACCATTGCCGGCTTGAAAAATCTGGCTTCAAGTTTAAGTAAAATTGATACTGAGGATATTAATGTTGTCGTTCTGGGCGGTGGGACAGGACTCTCAACTGTTGTCGGCGGTGATAGTCGAAGCCTTAGCTGGATTGAGGATCCGTTTCAGGGGCTGAAGATGGCTTTTCCAAGAACCAAGGCCATTGTTTGCACCACTGATGATGGAGGTTCAACTGGAGAAATGCTGAAAGATTTCCCTATGATTGGCCTTGGAGATATTCGTCATGTAATGCTTTCATCTATTCGCCCACAACTACTCGCTAAAAAATACGGCCTAGACAAATCCGGGGCACTATCAGTTGCTGCCCAGTTATTTACTATTTTCAACTATCGTTTTGACTCGAAATCATTAACGTTAGAGGCTCTGCTTGCTCGCAAAAGTATGACATTTGGTCAACTCCCGGAGATAATGGGCAGGGAGTTGCTGGGACTTGTCAAGGCCATTTGGGACAACCCTATTTTTGAGAAGGCCTTGAGGCGCCCGAACTGCCTTGGCAACCTGATTATCACCAGTGCTATCTACTCCTTTCATTCAGATATGCAAAAGGTGGTAGGTCCTGAGGCCATACGAGAAGGCTTGCGGCTCGTTGAGGAGATTATAGGTGCCGGGCGTGACTCGGTTCTTCCATGCACAACAACCCCATCGCTCTTAAAAATTCGCTACTCTAATGGTGTGGTTGCCACAGGTGAGGATAAATCCAGCTCGGCACGACGTGGCTTTCCTGTTGATCACGTTTACGTGGATTTTTCTGAGTCTGCCCCCGTGATTCTTCCCGAAGTGAAACAGTGCATTGCCGAGGCTGATCTGATTGTTTTTGCACCTGGAAGTTTATACACAAGCATAGTGCCGGTTATGCAGGTTCCTGGCTTAAGCGATGCAATTCGTGCCAATAAAAAAGCAGCCAAGGTCCTTATTGCAAATCTCTGGGTGCAGGCAGGTGAAACGGACTTGGCAATGGAGGATCCGGGCAGGCGGTTTTATGTGTCTGATCTGATTAAGGCCTATCATCGTAATATTGGCGGCGGTATTGAAGGTCTGTTTAAACAGGTTATCCTACTCAGCCTGGAAGATATTCCTGGCAACATACTGCAGAGCTATGCTGTGGAGGGCAAAACCCCTATCTACTTGGATAGGGGGAAAGTTTGGGAGATGGGCTTTTTGCCTATTGAAGCAAGTATTTATTCAAATGATGAGCTGGTCGGGCACAAGGTTAAGCATGATCCTGCTAGTGTTGCGCAAGCCCTACAGGTTCTTGTTGTTGCGCAGGATATTTGTAACGATGATGTTGGGGAGAATCAGGGGTTGCCTGATTTGGTGCAGGAGAAAATATCATTTAGTATCTCTGTGCCATGTCATCGATATGCACAAATAGTATCATCTCTCTCCAAAATTGGCATTGATGAGTCAGATCCTATTGTTCAAATACTATGGAAACACTGGGATATTCCAACAAGCCACCTTAGCTTTTTTCGTGGTGTGCAGTATATTGACAAAGAGCTGTGGGGGCGTTGTCAGGTATGGGATCATGTATATTCATTTTATGATCCGGCGGATGGCTTTGTGAAGATTCGGGATGATATGCGGGGCTCCCACCGTTTTGAACTGGCCTTTCTGGTGGCACTTGGACAGTCACTTCTTGGTGACTACGTTCTGAAGAAAACCATTCTGCCTTTGGAAAATAATGGTGAAACACTTGGCAAGATTTATCACTTATATCTTAGGCCAGAGCCGAAGCGTCAGGCATATTTTAACGATAACTCTTTAACGAAATATCTAACTCTTGCCAGAATGAGACAGGCAAAGGGCAATCCCTCCTATTTCACCAGGGTGCTAAACGCTGATGAGGGCTTTACACCACCAGGATTACTGTTTGGCTTAACCTATGCGTGGTATTTGGATAACAGGTTAGCTGAGCATATTGAGTATAAAATGGCAATTGCGCGCACAGAGGTGTCTGATTTGGTGCCTGAGCAAGTGCGGACAAAGTTTAGGCGAAATGAGTTAACGCGTTTCTTCCGTCAGACCGTTTTTTGCCAGAATTTATCAACCCCAGCCTGA
- a CDS encoding DNA-directed RNA polymerase subunit alpha: MSDTETKYALESDPFYRNWTELIIPNRLEVDSDTHTNSYGKFSCQPLERGFATTVGNSLRRVLLSSIQGAAITTVKIEGAHHEYSTLPGVLEDVTEIILNLKEVRLRLKSDKPAIIKIVKTDNGPVTAADISSPDGMVEVMNPEKYICTITGDEGKINGEFQVRWGNGYSPAENNKTEDMPVDVFPIDAIFTPIQKVKIIVSQARVGQQTDYDKLTMEIHTDGSITPENALAYAGKILKEQMQVFINFDEDNAEPVVGQVEENGAEPANENLYKSVEDLELSVRSANCLRNAEITYIGELVQRTEPEMLKTKNFGRKSLNEIKQLLSEMELSLGMKIDSWEPPVQNNNTEEN; this comes from the coding sequence ATGAGTGATACTGAAACAAAATATGCATTAGAGTCTGATCCATTCTACCGGAACTGGACAGAACTTATTATTCCAAATCGTCTTGAAGTTGATTCTGATACTCATACGAATAGCTATGGCAAGTTTAGCTGCCAACCATTAGAGCGAGGTTTTGCAACTACGGTAGGTAACAGCTTGCGGCGGGTATTGTTGTCATCAATTCAAGGGGCTGCAATTACAACAGTTAAGATTGAAGGTGCTCATCATGAGTATTCGACTCTTCCAGGTGTTCTTGAAGATGTAACGGAGATTATTCTTAATTTGAAGGAAGTTCGTCTCCGACTCAAATCTGACAAGCCGGCAATCATTAAAATCGTAAAAACTGATAATGGGCCAGTTACAGCAGCTGATATCAGTTCTCCAGATGGAATGGTTGAGGTAATGAATCCTGAGAAGTATATTTGTACCATCACCGGTGATGAAGGAAAAATTAACGGGGAGTTTCAAGTTAGATGGGGGAATGGATATAGTCCTGCTGAGAATAACAAAACAGAAGATATGCCTGTAGATGTTTTTCCTATTGACGCCATTTTTACTCCTATTCAGAAAGTTAAGATTATCGTTAGTCAGGCACGTGTCGGTCAGCAGACCGACTATGATAAACTGACAATGGAAATACATACCGATGGAAGTATCACACCCGAGAATGCCCTTGCATATGCCGGTAAAATTTTAAAAGAGCAAATGCAGGTATTTATTAACTTTGATGAAGATAATGCCGAGCCTGTAGTTGGTCAGGTTGAGGAAAATGGCGCTGAACCCGCTAACGAAAATCTTTATAAGAGTGTTGAAGATCTTGAGCTCTCTGTTCGGTCAGCAAACTGCCTCCGAAATGCTGAGATTACCTATATTGGAGAACTTGTCCAGCGTACAGAGCCGGAAATGCTCAAAACTAAAAATTTTGGCCGCAAATCTTTGAATGAAATCAAACAGTTACTGTCAGAGATGGAGTTATCCCTCGGAATGAAGATTGATAGTTGGGAACCTCCCGTACAGAATAATAATACCGAAGAAAATTAA
- the amrS gene encoding AmmeMemoRadiSam system radical SAM enzyme: MKEASFYHVIDSSTSTVQCDLCSHRCIIKIGKKGICNVRLNINGTLHSLVYGKLVSECSDPIEKKPLFHVLPGSLSYSIATVGCNFKCSHCQNHQISQYPITTPDSVPGTLRTPSQVVDIASSQGCKSISYTYIEPTIFFEFAIETAELAHQKGLKNIFVSNGYTSPEATIKIAPFLDANNIDLKSFSDKFYQQICKAKLAPVLDTISLMKERGVWIEVTTLIIPGLNDSDAELGEIAKFLVGLDPEIPWHVSRFHPTYKLTTSPPTPPESLYRAKEIGHAAGLKYVYTGNIHGMGGEDTFCPECHKTVVKRSGYTIEKNCITDGKCPKCNSPIAGLW, translated from the coding sequence ATGAAAGAGGCCTCATTCTATCATGTAATAGACAGCTCCACCTCCACAGTTCAATGCGATCTATGCTCACATCGCTGTATAATCAAAATCGGTAAGAAGGGTATATGCAACGTACGACTTAACATTAATGGGACACTGCACAGCCTGGTTTACGGGAAACTGGTCAGTGAATGCAGCGATCCCATTGAAAAAAAACCCCTTTTCCATGTTTTACCGGGCAGCTTATCCTACTCAATCGCAACTGTCGGCTGCAATTTTAAATGCAGTCATTGCCAGAATCACCAGATATCTCAATATCCAATCACCACCCCTGACAGTGTGCCTGGGACTTTACGTACCCCCAGCCAAGTAGTAGATATTGCCTCATCACAAGGCTGTAAGAGTATTAGCTACACCTACATTGAGCCGACAATTTTTTTCGAGTTTGCTATTGAAACAGCTGAATTAGCACATCAGAAAGGGCTAAAGAACATCTTTGTCAGTAATGGGTACACAAGCCCCGAAGCAACTATTAAAATCGCACCATTTCTTGACGCAAACAACATCGATTTAAAATCTTTTAGCGACAAATTTTATCAGCAGATTTGTAAAGCAAAACTTGCTCCTGTACTAGACACAATATCATTGATGAAAGAGCGTGGTGTCTGGATTGAAGTAACAACTCTGATAATTCCTGGCCTGAACGATTCGGACGCTGAACTTGGCGAGATAGCTAAATTTCTTGTAGGGCTCGATCCCGAAATACCATGGCATGTAAGTCGATTTCACCCGACCTACAAACTCACTACTAGCCCGCCAACTCCTCCGGAGAGCTTGTACCGAGCCAAAGAGATCGGCCATGCTGCCGGCCTCAAATACGTCTACACAGGAAACATCCACGGTATGGGAGGAGAAGATACTTTCTGCCCTGAGTGCCACAAGACAGTAGTTAAACGAAGTGGTTACACAATAGAAAAAAACTGTATAACTGATGGAAAGTGTCCAAAATGCAACTCGCCAATTGCCGGACTCTGGTAA